A single region of the Helicobacter colisuis genome encodes:
- a CDS encoding DNA-directed RNA polymerase subunit omega, whose amino-acid sequence MRIEQIASKALEKVNFDRYLLSNIIFARIDELSRGAKPLVNKNPKIDKLSDIALLEIAEGKIGLERVEETQN is encoded by the coding sequence ATGAGAATTGAACAAATCGCATCTAAAGCATTAGAAAAAGTTAATTTTGATAGATATTTACTTTCAAATATCATCTTTGCAAGAATCGACGAACTAAGCCGTGGCGCCAAACCATTGGTCAATAAAAATCCAAAAATTGATAAGCTTTCTGATATTGCTTTATTAGAGATTGCAGAAGGAAAGATTGGATTAGAAAGAGTAGAGGAAACACAAAACTAA